The Knoellia sp. S7-12 region ACAGCCACAACGAGATCCACCACACCTTCACCAACGTGCTGGGCCGCGACAACGACCTCGGCTACGGCATCCTGCGCGTCGACGAGGACCAGAAGTGGGCGCTGTTCTACCTCTTCCAGCCGGTCTGGCACGTCCTCAACGCCCTCATCTTCGAGTACTCCATCGCGGCCTATGACCTCGAGGTCGGTGGCTACCTCGCCAAGAAGAAGCGCATGAGCGAGGACGAGAAGGCGGAGTTCCGCAAGAACGCCCAGGAGACCCTCGCCAAGATCAAGCGTCAGGCGACCAAGGACTACGTCGTCCACCCCGCGATGGCGGCGGCGACGTTCACCGGGTCCACCCGGCATACCCTCACGGCGAACATCGTGGCCAACCTGGTCCGCAACGTCTGGACCAACACGATCATCATCTGCGGCCACTTCCCGCCCGGGATCGAGACGTTCGAGAAGACCTCGATCGAGGGCGAGACCCGCGGTGAGTGGTACCTCCGCCAGATGCTCGGGTCGGGCAACATCCGCGGCTCCAAGGCGATGCACGTGATGTCGGGCAACCTCAGCCACCAGATCGAGCACCACCTCTTCCCGGACATGCCGAGCAACCGCTACGCCGAGATCGCACCGCGCATCCGCGACCTCATGGAGCGCAACGACCTCAAGTACGTCACCGGCTCGCTCGCCAAGCAGGTCGGCGGCGTCTACTGGAAGGTCGTGGAGCTCTCGCTGCCGCCGAAGCGCGAGGGCACGACGCGTCGCGCAACGATCCTGCGCGCGGCCAAGAAGGCCCTCAAGACGAAGTCGTCCGGCCGCCGCTACTGACCGATGGAAGTCATCTCGGGTAGCGACGACGGACGCGTCGACCCCGGCGCCCGCGTCGTCGCGGTCGTCGGGATCTACGACGCCGATGGCGGGATCCGGGGCGAGCTCACCTATGTCGTGGGCCACCTCCTGCGCCGCACTGAGTGCGCCCTGTGCGACGTCACCCACTCACCGGTGGGCCGCAAGCCGGAGTGGGACGCGATGGTGGGCCGGCTCCCGATGCCAATGAGGGTGGTGCACCGCAATGAGGCCTCCGCGCCCGAGCTGGCGGTCGCGGCCAAAGTCGGACTGCCCGTGGTCCTTGCCACCCACTCCGACGGACGACATTCGGTGCTTCTCGACCGGGACTCCCTCACCGTGCTTGACGGTTCGGTCAGCCGCTTCGAGAGCGTGCTGCTCGCCGCACTCCAGGGCAGTTCATGAGTCGGTCACGGCCGAAACCGGACGTCCCGGGCCCCGGCCAGGAGTCGGTGTGGGACTACCCACGTCCACCTCGACTCGAGCCGAGCGGGGAGCTGGTGGAGATTCGGCTGGGTGGTGTGCTGGTCGCAAGCTCCCAGAGGGCGCTGCGCGTCCTGGAGACCAGCCACCCGCCGACCTACTACGTGCCCACCGACGACTTCGTCACCGGCGCGCTGCGGCTTGCGCCCGGCTCGAGCTGGTGCGAGTTCAAGGGCACCGCAGCCTATTTCGATGTCGTCGGGGGTGGGGCCACCGCTCGCAGGGCCGCGTGGACCTACCCGGATCCGACTCCGGGCTTCGAGGCCATCGTCGGCCATGTCGCCGTCATGCCGGCGGCGATGGACGAGTGCCGTGTCGAGGGCGAAGTGGTCCGTCCCCAGGAGGGCGGCTTCTATGGCGGTTGGATCACCGACCGCGTGGTCGGACCGTTCAAGGGCGGGCCGGGCAGCCACGGCTGGTGAGCGCAGCCCGACCCTCCTCGACCACTCAGGTGTTCTGGGGGGAAACCCAGGTCCAGGCCACCGTGCGAGGGGTCGAGCCAGCGGGAGGTGCCGACCTTGCCGCCGCCCCGCTCAAGGCGGCGCTCCTGTCCACCACGAGCGAGGAGTAGCTCACCTCCTGTCTGGAGCCCGTCCGTGTCGACACGCTGCCCGTCTTTGAAGTGGTCGGTTCCGCATCAGCGCCTGCCCGGCACTCGATGCACAAATGTCGCGGATCAACTGGTGGTCTCCAAGCCCTTCTCACTCTCGCTTCTCACGATAGGGCGACCATCCGGCACTGCAGTTGTGGGGGCGGCGGCTGCAGTGAAGTCGAATCCCACGGACTGACGGATCCGGTCCATGACCTCAAGGGTCTCGATCGTGCGCGCCATGGGACTCAGTGGCGACCCGGTCTCCCCCGCCGCTATCCGCCGGGCAACCTCTGCGGCCTCGAAATGCAGCCCTTCATGTCCGACCGCGGCTTCCTGCCAGCGCAGGGCCGCAGTGCCCGTGGCGTCCCGGAGGGTGAACCCGCCGGGGCGGTAGAAATGTCGGTCGATCTCGATCACCGCGTCCGAACCGCTGATGCTCGCCACGGTGGGCGTCTCGCCGAGGATCGAGAAGTGCAGTGCCGCAGTGGTTTTGGGTGAGCCGAGGACTGCCGCGATCTGCCCATTGACGCCGCTCGGAGCCGGGCTGCCAACCGCCCACACTGCGTCCGGTGCGCCGAGGACCCACGTCGCGAGGGTGACGGGATAGGTGCCAAGGTCCAACAGCGGTCCGCCCGCCAGGCGCGGGTCAAAGATCCGGTGCTGCGGCGCGAACGTTTCACCCATGTCGGCGAGGATCGTGTGGACCGACCCCAGCACGCCGTCGTCGAGCAACTGCCGGATCACGTCGAACTTGGGCAGGAAGAGCGTCCACATCGCCTCCATGCAGAAGACCCCTGCCCGCGTCGCGGCTGCCTCGATCTCCCGCGCCTCTTCCGCATCGAGGCCGACCGGCTTCTCGATGAGGACGTGCTTGCCCGCACCGATGGCGAGCAGGCTGTGGGGGAGGTGGAAGTTGTGAGGCGTCGCGACGTAGACGACGTCGACGTCAGGATCGGCGACGAGGGCCTCATAGCTCGCATGGGCGGTCCGGGCGCCGTAACGCGCAGCCGAGGTGGCGGCCGTAGCCGCTGAGCGGGATCCCACCGCTTGGACGACTTGGCGGGTATGGGCACGAAGGGCGGAGACGAACTGGTCGGCGATCCAGCCCGAGCCGAGGATGCCCCAGCGCAGCGGTGGTGCGTCCATCGACGACGGTGTGCGTGGGTTTGGGAGCGTCGAAGGCAGCATGATGTGATCCTTGCCGATGAATGTCAGAACAAACAAGGGGTATGCCGCGTGGTCGTCGTTGCGCTCATGGTGCTGGCCGCATTTGTCATCGGCTACAGCAAGACGGCACTGGGTGGTCTTGCCGTCATCTCGGTGGCGATCTTCGCGAGCGTCATGCCCGCCAAGGAGTCGACGGCGGCGATCCTCACCCTGCTCATCGTCGGTGACGTCGTCGCCTGTTGGCACTACCGGCGCGACGCCGACTGGTCGCTCATCAGACGCCTCCTCCCCGCCGTCCTGCCCGGGCTCGTCCTCGGCACGCTGTTCCTGCGCGCGGTCGACGACACCGGGCTGCGTCGCTCGATCGGCGCCGTTCTCCTCGTCCTCGTCCTCCTGCAGATCTGGGTCAAGTCCCGCTCGACCGGCGCCACGACGACGCACCACCATCCGGTCGCGGCCGTGACCGCCGGGACGGCCGCCGGGTTCGCCACGATGACGGCCAACGCTGCCGGCTCGGTGATGGCGCTCTACCTCTCGGCGTCGGGCATCGACAAGCGGCGGTTCATCGGCACGAACGCGTGGTTCTTCCTCATCGTCAACCTCTCCAAGCTGCCCTTCTCGATCGGCTTGGGGCTCATGCACTGGGGAAACGTCGGGCGCGCCGCACTCCTCGCTCCCGCGATCGTCCTCGGCGGGATCCTCGGCCACGCGACCATCTCGCGGATCAGCCAGGCGCGATTCGACGTGGCCGTGCTCGTCGCGAGTGCGGGCGCTGCCCTCGCGCTCATCGTCCGCTGAGGAGTCAGGTCGAGGGACCCAGGCGCGGCGGCAGATTGTGCGGTGTGACGACCTGCACCGGCGCCGCGAACGAAGTCGGGGCACCTGGCAGCAGGTTGTGTGCACGCAACAGCTGACGCGAGGCCCGACCGAGGTCGGCCCGGAGATCGTGATGGAGCACGGCGTGCAGCGTGCCGTCCCTCAGCAGTCCCACGTTGTCGGCGTCGAGGTCGTGTCCGAGGTGCAGCCGTGGCAACACCCCTGCCGCCGCGAGCTCGGCTGCGATGGCACGGTTGCCGCCACCGGCGGAGTAGACCGCAGCAATGTCGCGCCGGCCGGCGAGCAGCTCCCTGACGAGTCCGGACATGCCGAGGTCCAGCCCGTCCGCGTCGGCGAGGACGACGACGTCACGGTCAGGATCGGTGCGGGCCAGCGCCTCGCAAAACCCGTCCAGTCGCTCCCGCTCGCCATAGAACGCAGAGCGACTGAGCGTGACGAGGCACGCCCCGGGCTCGGCACCGAGCCATTGCCGCACGAGATACGCGGCCGTCGCCCCCGCGCCCGCGTTGTCGGGTCCGAGGTAGGCGACGCGTGCGCTTTCGCGCACGTCCGTGACAAAGGTGACGACGGGTATGCCGCGTGCCGCCAGTCGGTCGACCGCCGCACCGATCGCGGGGTCGTCGGGTGCCTTGAGGAGGACTCCGTCGCTGACCTGCCCTCGCGTGCCGATCCGGTCGAGCACACGGAGGAGGTCCTCGACGGAGCCGCTCTCACGCAGGTGGAACCGAGCTCGCACCGTCGCCGGATGCAGCCCTGGGAGCTCCGCCTCGAGCGCTTCGCTGACGGCCTCGGAGAACCGTTTGGGTGCCTGCATCACGAGGTCGAGCACGAGGCTGCGGACTCCGAGCCGGACCTGCGTCAGCTGCCGGTCGAGCTCGAGGACGGCCCGCTCGACTGCTCGCACGGCTCGGGCACTGGCACCCGGTCGGCCGTGCACGACGCGGTCGACGGTGGCCACGCTGACGCCTGCCTGGGAGGCGATGTCCTCGTGGCGATGGGGACCGTGCGGCATACGCCCCACAGTAGGTTCGGGAAGCGCACGGTGAGGGATTTCTGAGGGGTTAGGGCACTGGCGGCACGTCCGAAGGACGAGCACGCTGGAAGTCGACGGAGCACCACCACCACGAACGGACGACACGCCATGGCCGCCACGAACACCCAGCCACGCCACTGGCTACGCCCGGAGGACTGCCACCTCGAAGACCTGCTCGGGATCCTCGCCGAGGGCACGCACCTCGCCGACTACCCCCACGCCGACCGGGACGAACAGGGCGTCGTCGCCTTCACGGCAGAGCGGCTGCGTGCCGCGGTCGCCGCCGGGGAGGGGGCGGAGGTCAGCGAGGAGCTGTGCCGCGCCTGGACGGTGGGCCCGGGAATCGTCGTCATCACCGGGGCATTCGAAGCGGCCGCACTCGACCCGGTGACCACGGCCTTCCAGCAGATCGTGGCCGACGAGAAGGCTGCCGGGGGCGCCCGCGGGGACCACTTCGGCAAGCCCGGCGCGAACGACCGCATCTGGAACGCCCTTGAGAAGCTGGCTGTCGCCGCACCTGAGGCCTTCGTCGACTACTACGCCAATGACATGGTCGCCCTCGGGGCCGGAGCGTGGCTCGGGCCCGGCTACCAGGTGACCGCGCAGCCCAACATCGTCCTCCCGGGCGGCGTGGGCCAGACAGTGCACCGCGACTACCACCTCGGCTTCATGAACGCGGAACAGGCGGCGCGCTACCCGGCGCACGTGCACGCCTTCTCACCGGAGCTCACGCTGCAGGGCGCCGTCGCCCACCTCGACATGCCGGTGGAGTCCGGGCCGACGCTCTACCTCCCGCACTCGCAGAAGTACGCACTCGGCTATCTCGCCTACTGGCTGCCGGAGTTCCAGGACTACTTCGTCGCCAACCACGTGCAGCTGCCGCTCACCAAGGGCGACCTGGTGTGGTTCAACCCGGCGCTCTTCCATGCAGCCGGGTCCAACGTCAGCACCGACATCCAGCGCATGGCCAACCTCCTCCAGGTGTCGTCGGCCTTCGGCCGCGCGATGGACAGCGTCGACCGGGCCCGCGTCGTCGAGGCGATCTATCCGATCCTGCGCCAGCGCGTGACCGACGGTTGGGACGGGGACGCGGTGGAGAACGTCATCGCGGCGAGCGCCGAGGGCTACTCGTTCCCGGTCAACCTCGACCGCGCCCAGCCGGTCGACGGCATGGCGCCGCCGACCCAGGCCGACCTCGTGCGCGCCGCCCTCGCCGAGGGCGCATCGGAGGAGGAGCTCACGACGCGGTTGCGCGCCCACGTGGAGACGACGCTGAGCCACTGATGCCGACAGAGGTGCACCGTCTCAGCAGTGTGCTTGGATCGCTCGCACCCCTTCCGAAGTGGCCCCTTCATGCGCTAATGTCCTGACAAAACCGTCTGGTGGCGACGCCGCCCCGAACCATGCAGGAGCGCTCGTGGCCTTCACTGATCTGCTCGCCGACAAGATCGTCCTCGTGGTCGGGGGCACCGTCGGCCTCGGGGCCGGCATCGCCCGAGCCACCGCACGTGAGAAGGCCGAGGCGGTTGTCGTCACCGGGCGCCGCAAGGACCGTGGTGACCAGATCGTCGAGGAGCTGACCGCGCTCGGGGGGCAGGCGGCATACGTTCACGGAGACGTGAGCGACCCTGCGAGCGCCACGGGCGTGGTGCGCGAGACGATCGAGCGGTTCGGTCGGATCGACTGCCTCGTCAATGCCGCCGGACTCACCACGCGCGGAACGCTGCTCGACACGACACCCGAACTGTTCGACGAGCACGTCGCCGTCAACCTGCGCGGTCCGTTCTTCACGATGCAGGCTGCGGTCGCCGACATGGTGGAGCGCAAGGCACCTGGCACCGTCGTCAACATCATCAGCACGTCGGAGCTGGGTGGCCAGCCGTTCCTCGCGCCGTATGTCGCGACCAAGGGAGGCCTCGCCGCCCTGACCCGCAACGTCGCCCACGCCCACCGGTGGGACCGGGTCCGGGTCAACGGGCTCGACATCGGCTGGTCGCAGACCGAGGGCGAGGACGCCATCCAGCGCGAGTTCCACGGTGCCGGCGACGACTGGGTCGAGAAGGCCAACGCGACGCTGCCGATGGGCAAGCTCGGCCAGGTCGACGAGATCGCCGACATGGTCGTGTTCCTCCTGTCCGACCGCAGCGGGGTCGTCACCGGATCCGTCATCGACTGGGACCAGATCGTCCAAGGCGCCCACGGCTGACGCCGGGGCCAGACACAGAGAGACATCATGCGCATCGGACTCATCGGCCTCGGCCGCATCGGCGCCTTCCACGCCGACACCCTCGCTGCCCTCGACCGCGTCGAGGAGCTCGTCGTCACCGACCCCGTCACCGCCGTCGTCGACGGCGTGACGAGTCGCGTGGCCAAGGCTCGCGCCGTCGCCTCACCTGCGGACCTCTTCGGGGCCGACATCGACGGGGTCGTCATCGCCGCGGCGACCAACGCCCACGCCGAACTGTTGCTGGCTGCGACCGAGCGAGGCATCCCGACGTTCTGCGAGAAGCCGATTGCGGGGACCGCCGACGAGGCCGTGCTGGTGCGCGACAAGCTCAAGGGCTCGACGGTGCCGGTGCAGATCGGCTACCCGCGTCGCTTCGACCCGGCGTTCGTCGCCGCCCGGGACGCCGTGCGCGACGGCACCCTCGGCCGGGTGCACACGGTGCGCTCGACCACGTTGGACCCGGCACCGCCACCTGCCGCGTATCTTGCGGTGTCCGGTGGGATCTTCCGAGACTGCGCGATCCACGACTTCGACGCCGTCCGCTGGGTCACCGGACAGGAGGTCGTCTCAGTCCATGCGGTCGGCTCGGTCGATCCCGATGCTGCACACGAGATGTATGCCGCCCACGGCGACTTCTCGACCGCGTCCACCCTGTTGACATTGGCCGACGGAACGATCGGGGTCGTGTCCAACACGAGGACCAATGCTCGCGGCTATGACGTGCGACTCGAGGTCCACGGGGTGCTCGACTCCGTGGCCGCGGGCTACGACGAAGGGCTACCGGTGCGGGCGACCCAGCCGGGCATCACGTGGCCGGCGGGACCGCCCCACACGTTCTTCATGGACCGGTTGGCGGAGGCTTTCCGGCGTGAGCTCTCGACGTTCTGCGAGGTCGCGGCGGGTGAGCTGCCGTCACCGTGCACCGTCGAGGACGCGATGGGGACGACGTGGGCGGCCGAGGCCGCGAGCCTGTCAGCCCGCGAAGGGCGCCCCGTCCGGATTGATGAGGTCGCCCGCTGACACTTCCCAACAACCCCCGAGGCACCCGACCCCGGGACCTTCCCCACCGAAAGGACCGATGACCATGACCGTAGCCGTGGCCCACCACGCCTCTGAGCTCAGCGAGCGGGTGCTCGCCGAAGCCGTCCGCGAGGCCGAACGACGCCATACGGAACTCGTCCTTGTCAACGTCACCGACTCGCTCGACCTCGACAAGCGCGATGCCCTTGAGGCCGGGATCGGCGACGTCGTCAGCAAGGCCAGCCGGGCCACTGACGTCGCTTGGCGGATCGAACTCGTCGCCGGCTCCACCGACATCGCGGAGGCGATCCTCGACGCCGTCGAGCGGCTCGGTGCCGAAGTCCTCATCATCGGGTCGCGGCGGCGCTCACCCATGGCCAAGGCCTTCCTCGGCAGCGTCACCCAGCAACTCATCCTTGAGGCGACCGTGCCTGTCCTCGTCGTCAAGAACTACTGACCGGCGCCGTCGACGACCTCACCACGAGGCGCGGTGAGACGACGACGTCGCCGCCCTTCCGCCCGGCCATAGAGCCGGCCTCAACGAGGTCGGAGAGCAGCGAGATCGTTGCGGCGGCGAGCCCAACCGGGTCCTGGCTGACACTCGTGAGGTCGATGGTCCCCAAGGCAGCCGGAGGGCTGTCGTCGTAGCCGACGACAGAAATCTCGCCCGGCACCCCCACACCACGGCGCAGGAGCCGGTCGCGCAGGCCGACCGCGCACCGGTCGTTGAAACAGACCAAGGCAGTGGGTCGCGTGCCAGCTGAGCGGGCCAGCACCCTTTCGGCCGCACCCGACCCCGCAGCCTCGGTCGAGCCACCGGCGAGCACGTCGATATGGCTTCGCAAGTGGTGGGCGGCCATCGCCTCGCGGTAACCACGACGGCGCGCGGTGGAAATGCTTCCACGCGGACCGTCGACGAAGGCGATGCGCTCGTGACCGAGGTCGACGAGGTGGTCTACGGCCAGCCGCAGCCCTTGGTCGTCCGGAGCCCGCGCACCCGCAACCGAGGGCGTCCCTGCGCGTCCCACCACCACTGTCGGGCATCGTGCGGCAACCGCGGCGAGTCGCGTCTGTGAGAAGCCGGACCCGAGCAGCACGAGCCCCTCGCAGCGGTGGTCCAGCAGGGTCTCGATCACGTGGCCCTCGTCGTGGCGAGGCGTCACTGCCCCCAGGACGAGGTCGAAACCGCGGTCTGCCGCCGCCTCGTCGAGCGCCCCCACGAGCTGTCCGTGGAAGGGGCTCGTCACGTCGAGGAGCACCCCGAGCTGCTGCGTGCGGTGGCGGGCCAGCAGGCTGGCGCTACGGTCCGGGCGGTAGCTGACAGCGTTCGCAGCCTCTCGGACCCGCTCGCGAGTGGCCTGGCTCGGGCCCGGACGGTCACGGAGGACGAGGGAGGCCGTGGCGGTCGACACGCCTGCACGGGCGGCGACGTCCTCAAGGCGAGCGCGGGGCATACATCATTCCTCAGTTTGTCCTGACAAAGCCTTGACACCAGATACGGCCGTCCGGCATCGTTCTTTAAAGCGCTTTATATCACGTCCCAGTGTTGTGACAGGAGATTCATGATGACCGCACCGATCGGTGTCGCCGTGATTGGAGCCGGCATGGCCGGACGAGCACACTGCGCCGGATACCGCACCGCGCCAACGCTCTTCGATCCCCCGCTGCCGCCGATCCACTACGCCGCGGTCATTGACGCCAACCCGAGCGTTGCTGCTGATGCAGCGACGCGTTACGGCTACGAGCGGTCCGGCTCGGACTGGCGCACCCTGCTCGACGCCCCGGACGTCCAGGTCGTCAGCGTCGTCGTGGCCAACACCCTGCATCGCGAGATCGTCGAGGCCCTCCTCGACGCCGGCAGGCACGTCCTGTGCGAGAAGCCGCTCGCCGACACGCTCACCAACGCCAGGGCTATGTCCGATGCCGCGGCCGCCCACCCCGAGCTTGTGACCGGGACCGCCTTCGTCTATCGCCGCCAGCCCGCCGTCGCCGCCCTCCGCGAGCTCGTCCGCGACGAGTTCGGCGAGGTCTCCCACTTCAACGGGAGCTACTGGTGCGACTACGCCCTGAGCCCGGCGACGCCCATGGCCTGGCGCTACAAGGGCGCCCCCGGCACCGGCGCGCTCGCCGATATCGGCAGCCACCTCATCGATCTTGCGGAGTTCGTCTGCGGACCCATGACCGCCGTCGGTGGCGCGGCGTTCACGACGAAGATCACCAAGCGTTTTGTCCCCCTCGGGACGACCTACGGACACGCCGCTGCCGAGCTCTCGGATGTCGCGGAACCAGTGGAGAACGACGACGTCGCCACTTTCACGGCGCACTTCGCGTCGGGTGCGGTCGGCACGTTCTCCGTCTCCCGGGTTGCCCCGGGGCACGCGAACTCGCTCGCCTTCGACGTCATGGCCCAGCACGGCGGCGCCAAGTGGAACATGGATCGGCCCGCCGAGTTCTCCGTGGCACGGAAGTCGCGCGGCGACGGGTTCGACGGCTACAACCAGGTCCTCGTCGGCCCGGCCCATCCCTACCTCAAGGGCGGTGTGCCGATGGACTTCCCCGGCGTCTCCTACGGCGTGGGTGACCTCTTCGGGTTCCAGGCACGCGCCTTCCTCGAGCAGGTCGCCGGCATCGAGGGTGGGCTGCCGCCCGTCGCGACCTTCGCCGACGGGGTGCGCGACTTGACAATCATCGACGCCGTCACCCGATCGGCCGGCGCCGGAGGTGCAGTCGTCGAGCTCGCTGCCCAGCCCGACGCGGCCATCCCGATCACCAACTGATGCGTATGCCGTGTGGTGACCACACGGGATACGCCACCCCTGTCCTTCCCCTCACCTCCAAGGAGTCCCCATGTACCTCGGTGTCTACAACGCGTGCCTCGCCGACAAGTCGCTCGCTGAAGCGCTCGACATCATCTCCGGCCTCGGCCTTAACAGCGTCGAGATCAACTCCGGTGGCTTCCTGCCGCCGATCCACCTGCCGGTCGACGAGCTACGGGCGAGCGAGGACGCCCGTGAGGAGTACCTCGGCGAATTCAGTTCTCGTGGGCTGACGCTCACCGCCCTTAACTGCAACGGCAACCCGCTCTTCCCGCGCGAGGGATTCCCCCACTCGCAAGACCTCATCGACTCAATCGAGCTCGCCGCGCTCCTTGGGGTGCCTCGTGTCGTGACGATGTCCGGCATGCCGGCAGGCAGTGCCGGCGGCACCAACCCGGTCTGGAACCCGCTGCCCTGGTGGAGCCCGCTGCTCGACGTCCGGGACCACCAGTGGGAGGTTGCCATCCCGTACTGGAAGGACCTCCAGGCGCGTGCAGCGGACGCCGACGTCAAGGTCGCGATCGAGATGCACCCGGGCAACATCGTGTTCAACCCCTCCACGATGCACCGCCTCGCCGAACAGATCGGCGCGACCCACGTCGGTGCCGAGATGGACCCGAGCCACCTGTTCTGGCAGGGCATCGACCCCGTCCTCGCCCTCAAGGACCTCGGCTCGCTCGTCTACTGCTCGGCCGCCAAGGACACCCGCATCAACGAGGCTGCCAAGGTGAACGGTGTGCTCGACGACCGCTTCACCCGGATCGCCGAGGGCGAGCCTGGCCACCTCTCGATGGGTGGTGGCACCACGCTCTCGGGGTGGCCGAGCAACCCCTCGTGGGACTTCGTCGCGGTCGGCAAGGGTCACGACGTGGCCTTCTGGACCGAGTTCCTGCGCGCCCTCGCGCAGATCGACCCGGACCTCCCGTGCAACATCGAGCACGAGGACCAGGAGCTCGACCAACTCGAGGGCCTGAACTTCGCAGCTGAGAGCCTGCTCGCGGCCGAGAGGGCTTTGTGACCTCTGGGGCCGTGGGAACCCTGGGGAGGGCACCAGCGCCCTGACCGCTGGTCGAACGGGTCAGGGTGCGCGTTCGATCACGTCAAGGTGCATCTTGGCACTCAACGGCTCCACTCAGGCCCTCCTCCGAGCGGGCAGTTCCTAGTCGTGGAGCGCCGGGCCTCCGGACTGAAGGTCCCCTTCCAGGAACTGGGCTCGGCCCAGACCAAATGACCAGTCTTGCGGGCCGTTGGCGACGACCGAGATGATCAAGTCCGTCGGAGCGAGCCCGCAGCGGCTCTGGAGCCTGCTGGCCAACTCACGGTATGCGGCTCTCTTCTGTTCGTCCGACCGCCCCTGCTGGAAAATCTGGATCACTGTCACGTCGGCGGAGCGCTCGAAACCCAGCCCAGTGTCTTCGGCGATGATGTGGCCGACGGGGTGCTCGGTGATGATCTGGTATCTGTCCCCCGCCGGTGCGGCGAACACGTCGAGCATCACCTCCTGAACGGTGTCGGCCATGAGGCGCAACGCAGCCGGGGTTCGACCTGCTTGTACGTCAATCCTGACGAGCGGCACGGAGGCCTCCTCACTGGTTCTGGGGGAACCCGAGGTTGAGGCCACCGTGTGACGGGTCGAGCCAGCGTGAGGTGACGACCTTGCCGCGGGTGAAGAAGTGAACACCCTCCATGCCGTGGGCGTGGGAGTCACCGAAGAGCGAGTTCTTCCAGCCGCCGAAGGAGAAGTAGGCCATCGGCACGGGGATGGGGACGTTGATGCCGACCATGCCGACCTCGACCTCGTTCTGGAAGCGACGAGCCGCTCCGCCATCGTTCGTGAAGATCGCGGTGCCATTGCCGTAAGGGCTCTCGTTGATTAGCTTGAGGCCTTCGTCGTAGGTGCCCACCCGCACCACGGACAGGACCGGGCCGAAGATCTCGTCGTCGTAGACCGGCATACCGGGCTCGACCTTGTCGAACAGTGTCGGTCGGAGGAAGAACCCGTCACCGTCGGAGTCGACGTCACCTTCACGACCGTCGACGACGAGCGTGGCGCCGGCGTCGACCCCCTTGTCGAGGTAGGACGCGACCTTGTCGCGGTGCTCACGGGTCACGAGCGGGCCCATGTCGCTGCCGCGGGTCCCGTCGCCAGTGACGAGCTTGCCCATGCGGTCGGTGATCTTGGAGATGAGGTCGTCCGCGATCGAGTCAACCGCCACCAGGGCGGAGATCGCCATGCAGCGCTCACCGGCCGATCCGAAGCCCGCGTTGACAGCTGCATCCGCCGCCAGGTCGAGATCCGCATCGGGAAGGACGAGCATGTGGTTCTTGGCGCCTCCGAGTGCCTGGACGCGCTTGCCGTGGGCGGTGCCCTTCTCGTAAACGTACTTCGCGATCGGGGTGGAGCCGACGAAGGAC contains the following coding sequences:
- a CDS encoding acyl-CoA desaturase, producing the protein MTLAPERTQTSTENPRMPGGSVNSRLTLTSAEPRPQRPEFKKSGKPNPAAHLSPEQIEEIGRELDALRAEIMDSRGAKDAAYIRKVIAVQRYLEMGSRAALLFSGVKYKGIRPMWWLGTAGLSVSKILENMEIGHNVMHGQWDWMRDPKIHSTAWEWDNASPASQWKHSHNEIHHTFTNVLGRDNDLGYGILRVDEDQKWALFYLFQPVWHVLNALIFEYSIAAYDLEVGGYLAKKKRMSEDEKAEFRKNAQETLAKIKRQATKDYVVHPAMAAATFTGSTRHTLTANIVANLVRNVWTNTIIICGHFPPGIETFEKTSIEGETRGEWYLRQMLGSGNIRGSKAMHVMSGNLSHQIEHHLFPDMPSNRYAEIAPRIRDLMERNDLKYVTGSLAKQVGGVYWKVVELSLPPKREGTTRRATILRAAKKALKTKSSGRRY
- a CDS encoding DUF427 domain-containing protein produces the protein MSRSRPKPDVPGPGQESVWDYPRPPRLEPSGELVEIRLGGVLVASSQRALRVLETSHPPTYYVPTDDFVTGALRLAPGSSWCEFKGTAAYFDVVGGGATARRAAWTYPDPTPGFEAIVGHVAVMPAAMDECRVEGEVVRPQEGGFYGGWITDRVVGPFKGGPGSHGW
- a CDS encoding SDR family oxidoreductase, yielding MAFTDLLADKIVLVVGGTVGLGAGIARATAREKAEAVVVTGRRKDRGDQIVEELTALGGQAAYVHGDVSDPASATGVVRETIERFGRIDCLVNAAGLTTRGTLLDTTPELFDEHVAVNLRGPFFTMQAAVADMVERKAPGTVVNIISTSELGGQPFLAPYVATKGGLAALTRNVAHAHRWDRVRVNGLDIGWSQTEGEDAIQREFHGAGDDWVEKANATLPMGKLGQVDEIADMVVFLLSDRSGVVTGSVIDWDQIVQGAHG
- a CDS encoding sulfite exporter TauE/SafE family protein, which gives rise to MVVVALMVLAAFVIGYSKTALGGLAVISVAIFASVMPAKESTAAILTLLIVGDVVACWHYRRDADWSLIRRLLPAVLPGLVLGTLFLRAVDDTGLRRSIGAVLLVLVLLQIWVKSRSTGATTTHHHPVAAVTAGTAAGFATMTANAAGSVMALYLSASGIDKRRFIGTNAWFFLIVNLSKLPFSIGLGLMHWGNVGRAALLAPAIVLGGILGHATISRISQARFDVAVLVASAGAALALIVR
- a CDS encoding phytanoyl-CoA dioxygenase family protein, yielding MAATNTQPRHWLRPEDCHLEDLLGILAEGTHLADYPHADRDEQGVVAFTAERLRAAVAAGEGAEVSEELCRAWTVGPGIVVITGAFEAAALDPVTTAFQQIVADEKAAGGARGDHFGKPGANDRIWNALEKLAVAAPEAFVDYYANDMVALGAGAWLGPGYQVTAQPNIVLPGGVGQTVHRDYHLGFMNAEQAARYPAHVHAFSPELTLQGAVAHLDMPVESGPTLYLPHSQKYALGYLAYWLPEFQDYFVANHVQLPLTKGDLVWFNPALFHAAGSNVSTDIQRMANLLQVSSAFGRAMDSVDRARVVEAIYPILRQRVTDGWDGDAVENVIAASAEGYSFPVNLDRAQPVDGMAPPTQADLVRAALAEGASEEELTTRLRAHVETTLSH
- a CDS encoding Gfo/Idh/MocA family oxidoreductase — its product is MLPSTLPNPRTPSSMDAPPLRWGILGSGWIADQFVSALRAHTRQVVQAVGSRSAATAATSAARYGARTAHASYEALVADPDVDVVYVATPHNFHLPHSLLAIGAGKHVLIEKPVGLDAEEAREIEAAATRAGVFCMEAMWTLFLPKFDVIRQLLDDGVLGSVHTILADMGETFAPQHRIFDPRLAGGPLLDLGTYPVTLATWVLGAPDAVWAVGSPAPSGVNGQIAAVLGSPKTTAALHFSILGETPTVASISGSDAVIEIDRHFYRPGGFTLRDATGTAALRWQEAAVGHEGLHFEAAEVARRIAAGETGSPLSPMARTIETLEVMDRIRQSVGFDFTAAAAPTTAVPDGRPIVRSESEKGLETTS
- a CDS encoding LacI family DNA-binding transcriptional regulator — its product is MPHGPHRHEDIASQAGVSVATVDRVVHGRPGASARAVRAVERAVLELDRQLTQVRLGVRSLVLDLVMQAPKRFSEAVSEALEAELPGLHPATVRARFHLRESGSVEDLLRVLDRIGTRGQVSDGVLLKAPDDPAIGAAVDRLAARGIPVVTFVTDVRESARVAYLGPDNAGAGATAAYLVRQWLGAEPGACLVTLSRSAFYGERERLDGFCEALARTDPDRDVVVLADADGLDLGMSGLVRELLAGRRDIAAVYSAGGGNRAIAAELAAAGVLPRLHLGHDLDADNVGLLRDGTLHAVLHHDLRADLGRASRQLLRAHNLLPGAPTSFAAPVQVVTPHNLPPRLGPST